Part of the Cyanobacteriota bacterium genome is shown below.
AAAAGTAATATCTGTCGATCAATTAGAACAAGATGCCAAAGTTGCTAGCAAAGATCCAACGGGAACTACTGAAATCAAAAACGCAGATGATGCGCGTAAAGCAGTCTTTGAAGTGATCATGTCCGTTGACTCAATGGAAGCAGACTTGGGCTATACGCCCGCTGATCCGAACGGGCAAGAAGAAAGCGAAAGATTAGAGATGCTTGAAATGAAGGCAAGTCTCAAAAAAATGATTGCCAAATTACCTGACAACTTACGCAAAGTTATTGAGATGCGTTTTTATAAAAACATGACAGGCAACGAAGTTGCAGAGAAACTAGAAGTTACTCCATCAAGAATTTCACACATGATACGAGAAGGTGTTAAGAAGCTCAAAGTACTTATGGTCACTGAGGGTTACACTTCTATGTAGCAATCATTTCATGATGGCTACGGTTGCGCTCACTTTGTTCGCTACTATTTCGAGTTTCGTATCAAAGCATCCAAACCAAACTTGAGCGCGTCGTTAATTAATCTCTGACCTTGTTCTTTACCAAGCTGTTTGACATCAGGAAGTACTCTAGGCTTGTCTATTGTACCTTTGATTTTAATTGGAATCGAATTAATACCAGGCAAATTCAAAGCCAAATCATAATCAAGTGACTGATTTGCTTTAATAATACCTGTACCAGTAATATTCAGTACTTTGGTCTTCAAGTCTATAGGACTAGTTCTCAAATCACCTTGTTTCAAATCAAAGCCAGTACTAAGTGAGACAAAGTCTCCATCAAGCTTGTCGATGATATCTCCACTATTACTAACCAAGCTTGATGCAAGATCTTTATACTTGGTAATATTTTTCAAAATATACAAACTACCATTGCTCACCATGATTGAACCATCTGCCTTGAGAGATTCATTGATTTGTTTAGCATTCTTACCTTTGAAATAAAGGTGGTAATCCTCAATTGCAAAACTACCAGCAATAACATTGCGATACTTAGTTAAAGAATTTAAGACCTCTCTTAGCTCCAAGCCATCAAGCTTACCGTGGGATGAACCTTGAACTATACCAGTATCTAATTCTTG
Proteins encoded:
- a CDS encoding sigma-70 family RNA polymerase sigma factor — translated: MSVPEDKIKSLKIDANSSNKGNGVGKYLPIVEMIARKEVSSKSKQMISFDELVNTGLIAINKLIEGAQLNPGTEYNSSYIAQSVKWAMKDEMRSRQSWYGVKKVISVDQLEQDAKVASKDPTGTTEIKNADDARKAVFEVIMSVDSMEADLGYTPADPNGQEESERLEMLEMKASLKKMIAKLPDNLRKVIEMRFYKNMTGNEVAEKLEVTPSRISHMIREGVKKLKVLMVTEGYTSM